From Geotalea uraniireducens Rf4:
TCGTCATTGTCGTCGGTGTCCTGATCGCCTTTGTCATGGCCGGACTGCGTGCCAAGGCCAGGGAAAGCTCCGACTACGGCTTCGGCGGACGCTATATCGGCCGTATCGGCGGCGGTGCGGCAATCGCCAGCAACTGGATGAGCGCCGCCAGTTTTCTCGGCATGGCCGGACTTCTCTATCTCCACGGCTATTTCGCCTTCGCCTACATCATCGGCTGGACCGGAGGATACGTGCTTCTGCTCGTACTGATGGCCGGCCAGATACGGCGTTTCGGCAAGTACACCACCCCCGATTTTGTCGGCGACCGCTATGCATCGCCTGCGGCCAGGCTCATCGCAGCGGTCATTTCCATAACCATTTCCATCATCTACTGCATAGCCCAGTTCAAGGGGATCGGCATGGTCTTCGCCTGGCTCCTGGGGAGCGACTACACGAACGGCCTGATGGTTGGCGGGGGGGCGGCGGTTTCCTACGTGGTGATCTGCGGCATGCTCGGCGTGGCGAGAAACCAGCAGATGCAGTACTTTGTCCTCATCGTCTCGTTCATCGTCCCGCTCATGTTCCTTGCCTACAAGCTCGGTTATTTCTGGATTCTTCCCCAGTTCGGTTACGGGCAGGGGGTTCAGGATCTGGCGGGGGAGTTCCGAATCGATTTTGCGTCACCATTTGCCGCCGGTTCACTCTTTCAGTGGTGCGCCCTCTGCTTTACCCTCATGGTCGGCACTGCCGGACTTCCCCATGTCCTCTCCCGCTTCTACGTGGTTCCCAATATTCGCGACGCACGCTGGAGCCTGGTCTGGGGTCTCTTTTTCATCGCACTCATCTACTGGTCCGCCCCGGCTTATGCGGTTTTTGCCCGGCTTTTCGAAGCTCGCAGCGGGGCGATCCCTGATCCTGCTGTTGCCGCAAAGATGGCGGACATTGTCGTGTTGAAGGCGGCGGTAATGGGAGGGCTCCCTGACTGGCTGGTCGGCATCCTGGCCGCAGGCGCGGTCAGTGCGGCGTTCTTTACGGTAGCTGGGCTCCTTATGACAGGCGCTTCATCCTTTTCCCATGACATTTACTATCGGCTCATCAATCCGCAGGCTTCGGAGGCCCGTAAAATGGCCATTGCCAAGGGGAGCTCCCTGGCCCTGGCCGGCATCGTCTTCCTCCTGGCCCTGAAACCGCCGGCGCTGATAGCCGAAATAACTGCGGTAGCCTTTGCCCTGGCCGGAAACACCATTTTTCCCGTATTCCTCATAGGTATCTGGTGGGGACGGGCCAATCACCAGGGGGCCATTGCCGGGATGTTGACGGGGATCGTGATAACCTTCTCATCGCCGCTGTTCGGCGGCGTGGTCCCTTTCATTTCAACAGTTTTCCCTGTTACTGCTTCGGCACTGTGCGGTGCGCCGCTGGTGATTGCCGTGATGATAGCGGTTTCGCTTCTGACGCCTCCTCCTCCCGAGGAGATGCGGCGCTTTCTTGCCGAGCAGGTGCACGGGCATTTGGATTAGAAGCAGTCGGCGGTCGGCGGTCGGCGGTCGGCAGTCGGCAGTCGGCAGTCGGCAGTCGGCGGTCGGCGGTCGGCGGTCGATGGTCGATGGTCGATGGTCGATGGTTGATGTTGGTTCCAACCGCCGACCGCCGACCGCATTTACAGGAGTTTCCTATGGCGATTTTTCTTGGGGCAAAGGGTGGCGATATTCTGGCGACCCGGAGCGTCACCGACTTGATGGCCGGGTTGAAGGGAAAATTGGATGAGAAAATGGCCTATCTTCTTTCCGGCGAGGATGAAGACCTCCTGCTGGGTTTCAAGAGACGGCTTGAAGAGGAGCTGGTTTTTGAAGAGGACGTTTCCGCCCGCTTTGCCGACTGCATGGCGGAGCTGGAACGTGTGGAATATGTGGACCAGCTTCCTGACTTGCTTGAACGGTTCAATCGGACGGCAACCGATCATTTCGCCCGTCGTGGTTCGGTGGTGGCGCTTCATGAGTTATGCACCGCCTGTTACGATGTCGTAATGCGCAAGGCCCTGGAACTGGCTGTGGCCGGCATGGAACTGGACTCAAAGGAGAGCCCGGCTGTCCCCTATTGTTTTCTGGCCGGGGGGAGTGCGGGGCGCATGGAACAGACCCTCGGCGACGGGGCCGAATACTTCCTTGTTCACGAAGATTACTGTGGCGACTTTTCTGCATATTTCGAAGAGTTTGCCTACAGGTTCATCGCCATTCTGAAGTTGTGCGGGTTTGCAAGTGCCGGCAAACGTCCCCTTTCAGGCGCAGGGGTGTGGCACGGCGCCGGAGACGGGTGGCGGAGTTGGGCCCGAAACCAGCTGCATCATGGCTGGGATGGGCTGAGCGCCGGGCTGGCGAGTCTCGCCGACCTGCGCGGGATTTGCGGCGACGAGACGATGATTGCCGACCTGACGAGGTTTGCACGCAACGTGCTCATGGAGGAACAGCAGTCGGAAACATTTACGCCGGCAATGAGGAAGTTATCTTCCATGCCGGTGGCGCTCGGCATGTTCGGCGGTTTCAGGGTTTCAAGGAGCGGTGAGCATCGGGGAGAGTTCGATCTGGAGGCATTCGCCCTGAATCCGTTGGTCATGAATGTCCGTATCCTGGCAATACGCCATGGCCTGGCGGAGACCGGCACTGTCGGCCGGATCAAGGCTCTCCTCGACGGTGGACACCTGGGGGTGGAGCTGGCCGAAAGGCTGTTAAATGCTTACCATATCGTTACCCGGCAGAAGATCATCATGGAAATAGTTCATGGCGCCGTGATGACGGAGGGCTTTTTCCTCAATCCCGAAGACCTGTCGGCGGAAGAAGCGCATCGTCTGAAAATCGGCCTGGAAGCGGTGCTCAGCCTGCAGCGGATCGTTTATCAATCTTTCGCGGAGCAAGGTTAGGGACGACCATGCAGATTTCCCTCTCCACAGGAACTCTCTTTACCTTTCCCCTTGAGAAAGTATTCCGTATCGCCAAATTGGCGGGTTTTGACGGCGTTGAGCTGATTGTCAACCAGGAGTTCCAGAAGGTGAACAGTCGCCGGCTTGTGAAGGAACTTGCCGAAACCGTGCCGGTCTTTTCCATTCATGCCCCCTTTATGCCGCTGGACGGTTGGGGGAGCCCGATGGATTCATTGAAGAGATCCGTTGAAATTGCTGCAGACTGCTGCGTGCCTCTGGTCAACTTCCATCCACCCTCATGGCTTGGGGGGGAATTCAGGTACTGGCGCTGGTTGTACCGGATCATGGATTTTCAGGAGGAGGTGGGCCAAGGGGGGGTTATTGTTACCCTGGAAAACATGCCTTGGGTCGGAAGATTCAATATTAACCCCCATATCCTCTCGAACACGGAGAAAATGATCGAGTTCCTCCAGGAAAGGAACCTTTATCTCACCTTTGATTGTACCCATATGGGGTCAGGCAGGGCCAATTTCATCAACGACTTTTACCTGTTTTACAATACCGGCCGCATCAAAAATATTCATTTTTCCGATTACGGCCATGGCCGCGAACATCTCCTGCCGGGGCGCGGCATCCTTCCTCTTACCCGTTTTTTGAACCATCTGCGCAGTAC
This genomic window contains:
- a CDS encoding sugar phosphate isomerase/epimerase family protein, whose protein sequence is MQISLSTGTLFTFPLEKVFRIAKLAGFDGVELIVNQEFQKVNSRRLVKELAETVPVFSIHAPFMPLDGWGSPMDSLKRSVEIAADCCVPLVNFHPPSWLGGEFRYWRWLYRIMDFQEEVGQGGVIVTLENMPWVGRFNINPHILSNTEKMIEFLQERNLYLTFDCTHMGSGRANFINDFYLFYNTGRIKNIHFSDYGHGREHLLPGRGILPLTRFLNHLRSTDYSQTLTLELSPHEFPRDEGIIIESLKEIKSYLERETMKNSEHENPS
- a CDS encoding putative nucleotidyltransferase substrate binding domain-containing protein, which translates into the protein MAIFLGAKGGDILATRSVTDLMAGLKGKLDEKMAYLLSGEDEDLLLGFKRRLEEELVFEEDVSARFADCMAELERVEYVDQLPDLLERFNRTATDHFARRGSVVALHELCTACYDVVMRKALELAVAGMELDSKESPAVPYCFLAGGSAGRMEQTLGDGAEYFLVHEDYCGDFSAYFEEFAYRFIAILKLCGFASAGKRPLSGAGVWHGAGDGWRSWARNQLHHGWDGLSAGLASLADLRGICGDETMIADLTRFARNVLMEEQQSETFTPAMRKLSSMPVALGMFGGFRVSRSGEHRGEFDLEAFALNPLVMNVRILAIRHGLAETGTVGRIKALLDGGHLGVELAERLLNAYHIVTRQKIIMEIVHGAVMTEGFFLNPEDLSAEEAHRLKIGLEAVLSLQRIVYQSFAEQG
- a CDS encoding VC_2705 family sodium/solute symporter; its protein translation is MTKDPVSIWPLVIVVGVLIAFVMAGLRAKARESSDYGFGGRYIGRIGGGAAIASNWMSAASFLGMAGLLYLHGYFAFAYIIGWTGGYVLLLVLMAGQIRRFGKYTTPDFVGDRYASPAARLIAAVISITISIIYCIAQFKGIGMVFAWLLGSDYTNGLMVGGGAAVSYVVICGMLGVARNQQMQYFVLIVSFIVPLMFLAYKLGYFWILPQFGYGQGVQDLAGEFRIDFASPFAAGSLFQWCALCFTLMVGTAGLPHVLSRFYVVPNIRDARWSLVWGLFFIALIYWSAPAYAVFARLFEARSGAIPDPAVAAKMADIVVLKAAVMGGLPDWLVGILAAGAVSAAFFTVAGLLMTGASSFSHDIYYRLINPQASEARKMAIAKGSSLALAGIVFLLALKPPALIAEITAVAFALAGNTIFPVFLIGIWWGRANHQGAIAGMLTGIVITFSSPLFGGVVPFISTVFPVTASALCGAPLVIAVMIAVSLLTPPPPEEMRRFLAEQVHGHLD